In Pseudomonas sp. Leaf58, one DNA window encodes the following:
- a CDS encoding OprD family porin, whose product MLKTRISLVALAMIAATQAQANDQADSKGFIEDSHANVLLRNAYINRDKKHGTDDQIEWGQGVIANFSSGFTQGTVGVGVDAFGLYAVRLDGGKGHNGGAGVDFFKPSDFKDENGNANSPHNLARGGAAVKFRISNTVLKYGDQMPALPVLQYDDARLLPESFTGTLITSKEIQGLELNAGRFTQEARKSAERRDGGGLKSINVLGGSYKFTDDFTASLYTSDNEDVMKKHYLGLNYVFPIANDQSLTLDFNGYKSDINNKFVKAAGLNGDSNTIWSLAATYAYGAHSFTLAHQRSTGSTGYNYGWYQNEGGVGDGGSTIYLANSYWSDFNAEDERSWQLGYGLDFGAYGMPGLTYKLAYVVGDNINTRNVANPQGFGEGKEREIFNQIRYVVQDGPAKDLSIKLRSSFVRTNNAVQQNGYNDDGNEVRVFVEYPISIF is encoded by the coding sequence ATGTTGAAAACCAGGATCAGCCTGGTCGCCTTGGCGATGATCGCCGCGACCCAGGCACAGGCCAATGACCAGGCCGACAGCAAGGGCTTCATCGAGGACAGCCACGCTAACGTCCTTCTGCGCAACGCCTACATCAATCGTGACAAAAAGCACGGCACCGACGACCAGATCGAATGGGGCCAAGGCGTCATCGCCAACTTCTCCTCCGGTTTCACCCAAGGCACCGTCGGTGTCGGCGTCGACGCATTCGGCCTGTACGCCGTGCGTCTGGACGGCGGCAAGGGCCACAATGGTGGTGCCGGTGTCGACTTCTTCAAGCCTTCGGACTTCAAGGACGAGAACGGCAACGCCAATTCGCCGCACAACCTGGCCCGTGGTGGCGCTGCGGTGAAGTTCCGCATCTCCAACACCGTGCTCAAGTACGGCGACCAGATGCCAGCACTGCCTGTGCTGCAATACGACGACGCGCGTCTGCTGCCAGAAAGCTTCACCGGTACCTTGATCACCTCCAAAGAGATCCAGGGCCTGGAACTGAACGCCGGCCGCTTCACCCAGGAAGCGCGCAAAAGCGCCGAGCGCCGTGACGGTGGTGGCCTGAAGTCGATCAACGTCCTCGGTGGTAGCTACAAGTTCACCGACGACTTCACCGCTTCGCTGTACACCTCCGACAACGAAGACGTGATGAAGAAGCACTACCTGGGGCTGAACTACGTCTTCCCGATTGCCAACGACCAGTCCCTGACCCTGGACTTCAACGGCTACAAGTCGGACATCAACAACAAGTTCGTCAAGGCCGCCGGCCTGAACGGCGACTCCAACACCATCTGGAGCCTGGCTGCCACCTACGCGTACGGTGCACACTCGTTCACCCTCGCCCACCAGCGCAGCACTGGCAGCACCGGCTACAACTACGGCTGGTACCAGAACGAAGGTGGCGTGGGTGACGGTGGTTCGACCATCTACCTGGCCAACTCGTACTGGTCCGACTTCAACGCCGAAGACGAGCGTTCCTGGCAGCTGGGCTATGGCCTGGACTTCGGCGCCTACGGCATGCCGGGCCTGACCTACAAGCTGGCTTACGTGGTAGGTGACAACATCAACACCCGCAACGTCGCCAACCCACAGGGCTTCGGCGAAGGTAAAGAGCGCGAAATCTTCAACCAGATCCGTTACGTGGTGCAGGACGGCCCGGCCAAGGACCTGTCGATCAA